Proteins from a genomic interval of Verrucomicrobiota bacterium:
- the tatC gene encoding twin-arginine translocase subunit TatC, producing the protein MNSSEDKEEESEERPSRNIIRGDDEMTFLEHLEELRFTLARCIGAFAVGVIILAFFLPSLTDFLRMPFVWAQGASDPDMLEGLFSRRPMGVFTVMLQVLFLGGLSCSLPFMLFALAQFVAPALTEKEKEVLVPALTVGFFLFLLGVAFAFFVILPAAFRVSIALNSMLGLELLWSASEYYSLVVWLCVLMGALFEFPVVLVLLVHLGILTPEALRGQRKLVFIGILVLSAIITPTGDPITLMIMTGPLYGLYEIAIWVGSKWKKKRSSDLEEEEEFDEDYFGEDDLD; encoded by the coding sequence TTGAACTCTTCCGAGGATAAGGAAGAGGAATCCGAAGAACGGCCATCTAGAAATATCATTCGCGGGGATGACGAGATGACTTTCCTCGAGCATCTCGAGGAACTGCGGTTCACCCTGGCACGCTGCATCGGAGCCTTCGCTGTAGGAGTAATCATCCTTGCATTTTTTCTTCCTTCGTTGACCGATTTTCTACGAATGCCCTTTGTTTGGGCTCAGGGTGCTAGCGATCCGGATATGCTGGAAGGGCTTTTCTCCCGCCGCCCAATGGGGGTATTTACTGTGATGTTGCAGGTGCTCTTCCTCGGAGGGCTTTCCTGTTCGTTGCCATTTATGCTATTCGCCCTCGCGCAGTTTGTAGCACCTGCCTTGACCGAAAAGGAGAAGGAAGTCCTCGTCCCAGCTTTAACAGTGGGGTTTTTCCTCTTTCTCCTCGGCGTTGCCTTCGCCTTCTTTGTCATTCTCCCCGCGGCTTTTCGGGTGTCGATCGCTCTCAACTCAATGTTGGGTCTCGAGCTTCTGTGGAGCGCATCCGAATACTACAGTTTAGTGGTCTGGCTTTGTGTATTGATGGGGGCGCTCTTTGAGTTTCCTGTAGTCTTGGTTCTCCTCGTTCACCTTGGGATTTTGACACCAGAAGCATTACGAGGCCAGCGGAAGCTGGTTTTCATCGGAATCCTGGTTCTTTCGGCGATTATCACCCCGACCGGAGACCCCATCACTCTCATGATCATGACCGGACCTCTCTACGGCCTCTATGAGATTGCAATATGGGTAGGATCCAAGTGGAAGAAAAAGCGGTCCAGCGATCTTGAAGAAGAAGAGGAGTTTGATGAGGACTATTTCGGCGAAGACGATCTCGATTAA